One Campylobacter pinnipediorum subsp. caledonicus genomic window carries:
- the guaA gene encoding glutamine-hydrolyzing GMP synthase: MKKADIIVLDFGSQYTQLIARRLREQGFYAELLPFNSKLEDIKAKQPKGIILSGGPASVYANDAYFCDEGVFELGIPVLGVCYGMQLIAHHFGGSVIPAREKEYGKAELFFDVNHPLFENTKDGQIVWMSHSDKVENLPSNFKVLAKSKHSDFCAYGDDERKIYALQFHPEVAHSESGDAILKNFAKLICKCESNWNMGNFAKEQMAKIKEKVGNDKVLCAVSGGVDSSVVAALLAHSVPDNLIVVFVDNGLLRTKEREQVENIFKSKLGVDLIVIDASELFLGRLAGVVDPEQKRKIIGNTFIEVFEQEAKKHENVKYLAQGTLYTDIIESSVVGSSKTIKSHHNVGGLPDWMKFELIEPLKEIFKDEVRVLGLELGLSKDLVYRHPFPGPGLAIRIMGEVNEPSLELLRAADVILRDELKSSGWYNKTWQAFCVLLNVKSVGVMGDNRTYENAVCIRVVDASDGMTASFSRLPYDLLENVSRRIINEVNGINRVVYDISSKPPATIEWE, encoded by the coding sequence ATGAAAAAAGCTGATATTATTGTTTTGGATTTTGGTTCTCAATATACACAACTGATAGCTAGACGCCTTAGAGAGCAGGGGTTTTATGCTGAGCTTTTGCCTTTTAATTCAAAGCTTGAGGATATAAAAGCAAAACAGCCTAAGGGTATTATTCTTAGTGGTGGACCAGCAAGTGTTTATGCTAATGATGCTTATTTCTGTGATGAAGGTGTTTTTGAGCTTGGAATTCCTGTGCTTGGAGTTTGTTATGGTATGCAACTTATAGCTCATCATTTTGGCGGTAGTGTTATACCTGCTAGAGAAAAAGAGTATGGTAAGGCTGAGCTATTTTTTGATGTTAATCATCCTCTTTTTGAAAATACAAAAGATGGTCAAATCGTATGGATGAGTCATTCTGATAAGGTTGAAAATTTACCTTCAAATTTTAAAGTTTTAGCTAAGTCAAAGCACTCTGATTTTTGTGCTTATGGTGATGATGAACGTAAAATTTATGCTTTACAATTTCACCCTGAAGTAGCTCATAGTGAATCAGGTGATGCTATTTTGAAAAATTTTGCAAAGTTGATATGTAAATGCGAAAGCAATTGGAATATGGGAAATTTTGCAAAAGAACAGATGGCTAAAATAAAAGAAAAAGTTGGTAATGATAAAGTTCTTTGTGCTGTAAGCGGTGGTGTTGATAGCTCTGTTGTTGCGGCTTTGTTGGCTCATTCTGTCCCTGATAACTTGATAGTTGTTTTTGTTGATAATGGTCTTCTTAGAACAAAAGAGCGAGAGCAAGTAGAAAATATATTTAAATCCAAACTTGGTGTTGATTTGATTGTCATTGATGCTAGTGAGTTATTTTTGGGAAGGTTAGCTGGAGTTGTGGATCCTGAACAAAAGCGTAAAATAATAGGAAATACTTTTATTGAAGTTTTTGAACAAGAAGCAAAAAAACATGAAAACGTAAAATACCTAGCTCAAGGCACACTCTATACAGACATTATAGAAAGTAGTGTTGTTGGTTCTAGTAAAACAATAAAAAGCCATCATAACGTAGGTGGTTTACCTGATTGGATGAAATTTGAACTTATAGAGCCTTTAAAAGAGATATTTAAAGATGAGGTTAGGGTGCTTGGACTAGAACTTGGTCTTAGTAAAGATTTGGTTTATCGTCATCCATTCCCAGGTCCAGGACTTGCTATACGCATAATGGGCGAAGTAAATGAGCCTAGCTTGGAACTATTAAGAGCTGCTGATGTTATCCTTAGAGATGAGCTTAAATCTAGTGGCTGGTATAATAAAACTTGGCAAGCATTTTGCGTGCTTTTAAATGTAAAATCAGTTGGTGTTATGGGCGATAATAGAACCTATGAAAACGCTGTTTGTATACGTGTTGTTGATGCTAGTGATGGTATGACGGCTAGTTTTTCAAGACTTCCTTATGATTTGCTTGAAAATGTAAGCCGCCGTATTATAAATGAAGTTAACGGCATAAACCGTGTTGTTTACGATATTAGCTCAAAACCACCCGCAACTATCGAGTGGGAGTAG